Proteins encoded in a region of the Bacillota bacterium genome:
- a CDS encoding PH domain-containing protein, with translation MRVKSKVDLWIAVVIWAGIAIMAGTITMQHDQPVIGYAIGLPVIALLLWVYYGTYYELRDDYLYCRCGPFFEKIAYSKIKSVRLSRNMLSSMALSLDRIEIKQHGKGFILGTTYISPENREEFMRE, from the coding sequence ATGCGGGTCAAATCAAAGGTTGATTTGTGGATTGCTGTAGTTATTTGGGCCGGTATAGCAATTATGGCAGGAACAATAACTATGCAGCATGATCAACCAGTGATTGGCTATGCCATCGGTTTGCCGGTTATAGCGCTTTTACTTTGGGTTTACTACGGCACATATTATGAACTAAGGGATGACTATCTTTACTGCAGATGCGGGCCATTTTTCGAGAAAATAGCATATTCAAAGATCAAGTCGGTAAGGCTTAGCAGGAATATGCTTTCTTCAATGGCTCTGTCCCTGGACCGTATAGAGATAAAACAACATGGGAAGGGCTTTATTCTTGGAACTACCTACATTTCTCCTGAGAATCGTGAAGAGTTTATGAGAGAGC